The following proteins come from a genomic window of Lycium ferocissimum isolate CSIRO_LF1 chromosome 4, AGI_CSIRO_Lferr_CH_V1, whole genome shotgun sequence:
- the LOC132054169 gene encoding uncharacterized protein LOC132054169 gives MIQHPESAHIDPLENTLKEEQAHCSCVEVEPDGRPWYVDIKTYLEKGEYPPESSANQRKTIRRLTNGFFLNKEVLYKRTPDLGLLRCVDAEEATKLLKEVHPGACGPHMNGFVLAKKILGQELHAISSPWPFVAWGMDVIGPIEPPASNGHRFILVAIDYFTKWMEATSHKSVTKKVVADFVRNNLICHFGVPESIITDNGANLNSHLMKDISEQCKITHRNSTAYRPQMNRAVEAASKNIKRILRKMVDNYKKGHEQLPYALLGYRTTTRTSIGATPYLLVYGTEAVIPAEVEIPSLRIIQEAELKDAEWVKSRYEQLAMIEEKRMVAVCHGRLYRQRMSKAFNKRVRTRLFQIEQLVLKRVFPHQEEYKGNFAPNWQGTYMVRKILSGGAVVLAEMDGQEWPKAINADALKRYYV, from the exons ATGATCCAACATCCTGAGAGCGCCCACATTGATCCGTTGGAGAACACATTAAAGGAAGAGCAGGCCCACTGCTCCTGTGTAGAAGTGGAACCAGATGGCCGACCATGGTACGTCGACATCAAGACCTACCTGGAAAAAGGAGAGTATCCGCCGGAGAGTTCGGCAAATCAAAGGAAAACCATCAGGAGGTTAACCAATGGTTTCTTCTTGAACAAGGAAGTACTATACAAAAGAACCCCTGATCTCGGTTTGCTCAGATGCGTGGATGCCGAAGAGGCCACGAAGCTGCTGAAAGAAGTGCACCCTGGAGCATGTGGACCCCACATGAACGGATTCGTCCTCGCTAAGAAAATCCTGGGACAAG AATTGCATGCGATAAGCTCTCCTTGGCCTTTCGTGGCGTGGGGAATGGACGTCATAGGACCCATTGAACCTCCGGCCTCCAACGGACATCGCTTCATCTTAGTTGCCATAGACTATTTCACCAAATGGATGGAGGCAACTTCCCACAAATCAGTGACCAAGAAAGTGGTAGCGGACTTCGTCAGAAACAATCTGATATGTCATTTCGGTGTACCGGAATCTATCATCACGGATAATGGCGCCAATCTGAACAGTCATTTGATGAAGGATATTAGTGAGCAATGCAAAATCACTCACAGGAACTCTACCGCTTACCGGCCCCAGATGAACAGAGCCGTAGAAGCTGCCAGTAAGAATATCAAAAGGATCTTGAGGAAGATGGTTGACAACTACAAAAAGGGGCACGAACAGCTGCCTTATGCTCTGTTGGGATACAGAACAACAACCAGAACTTCCATCGGGGCAACTCCATACCTCCTCGTTTATGGTACAGAAGCGGTCATACCCGCAGAGGTAGAGATCCCTTCACTCAGAATTATCCAAGAGGCAGAATTGAAAGATGCTGAATGGGTCAAGAGCCGTTATGAACAACTGGCCATGATAGAGGAAAAACGAATGGTGGCAGTGTGCCACGGGCGGCTGTACAGACAGAGAATGTCTAAAGCCTTCAACAAGCGGGTCAGAACTCGACTTTTCCAGATCGAACAACTCGTGCTCAAGCGAGTCTTCCCTCACCAAGAGGAGTATAAAGGGAATTTCGCACCGAACTGGCAGGGAACATACATGGTCAGGAAAATACTTTCAGGAGGAGCTGTGGTTTTAGCCGAGATGGACGGGCAAGAGTGGCCCAAAGCCATCAATGCAGACGCACTCAAGAGATACTATGTTTAG